In the Pseudomonas sp. ADAK2 genome, one interval contains:
- a CDS encoding hydroxymethylglutaryl-CoA lyase: MITDFSQTLIVQEVSPRDGLQIEPTWVETVDKIALIDQLSMAGFSRIEAGSFVSPKAIPALRDGELVFKGITRQPYVIYVALIPNLKGAQRALATRADELNLVMSASQTHNLANMRMRCEDSLAAFGEIVHYVGGTQVRLNGSIATTFGCPFEGKIDEDRVLQIVEAYQELGIQGITLADTTGMANPRQVDRLVRRVLQRVSPADLTLHFHNTRGLGLCNVLAAYEAGARRFDAALGGLGGCPFAPGASGNICTEDLVNLCDEIGIHTGIDLPLLLKLSRSLPALLGHEVPGQLAKAGRNCDLHPSPS; encoded by the coding sequence ATGATCACTGACTTTTCCCAGACGCTGATCGTGCAGGAAGTCTCGCCTCGGGACGGTTTGCAGATCGAGCCGACCTGGGTCGAAACCGTCGACAAGATTGCGCTGATCGATCAGCTTTCGATGGCCGGATTCAGCCGCATCGAGGCCGGCTCGTTTGTCTCGCCGAAAGCCATTCCAGCGTTGCGCGACGGTGAGTTGGTGTTCAAGGGCATCACCCGGCAGCCTTATGTGATTTACGTCGCGTTGATCCCTAACCTCAAAGGCGCGCAACGTGCATTGGCGACGAGGGCTGATGAGCTGAACCTGGTGATGTCCGCCAGCCAGACCCACAACCTGGCGAACATGCGCATGCGGTGTGAAGACTCATTGGCCGCATTCGGCGAGATCGTGCACTACGTCGGCGGCACCCAGGTGCGGCTCAACGGCAGCATCGCCACCACGTTTGGCTGCCCGTTCGAAGGCAAGATCGATGAGGACCGGGTGCTGCAAATCGTCGAGGCCTATCAGGAACTCGGCATTCAGGGCATCACCCTGGCCGACACCACCGGCATGGCCAATCCACGACAGGTGGATCGACTGGTTCGCCGGGTGTTGCAGCGAGTTTCGCCCGCGGACCTGACCCTGCATTTCCACAACACCCGTGGCCTCGGTTTGTGCAACGTGCTGGCCGCCTACGAGGCCGGTGCCCGACGCTTCGACGCCGCACTCGGCGGGCTCGGTGGTTGCCCGTTTGCCCCGGGCGCCTCGGGCAATATCTGCACCGAAGACCTGGTCAATCTGTGCGATGAAATCGGCATCCACACCGGCATCGATCTGCCGCTGCTGCTGAAACTGTCCCGAAGCTTGCCGGCACTGCTGGGCCACGAAGTGCCCGGCCAACTGGCCAAGGCCGGACGCAATTGCGATCTGCACCCGAGCCCGTCCTGA